A window of the Tunturibacter empetritectus genome harbors these coding sequences:
- a CDS encoding ABC transporter permease codes for MQTLSALWDTKLRSFLTMFGIVWGITSVILLVGLGIGFNVDQKEHLRTIGTDIAIIFGGKTGAQAGGYAAGRDIHLTVDDAIAIQQQASLVKTVSPELRRSVAEVSQWNAANRPVRGVWPEYQRFRSLTVEQGRLMTAQDETEGARVILLGAEANRQLFPGKPVIGQPLMVSGYEYTVIGVLAKKKQNGSYGSGPDNTQLFTTYSAMARDFPPTEGPGVIRGYVNNIVVEPVSPGMHERALDQVSRIIAERHHYDPNDKEALWIWDTLEGSKFTERIFSVMTFFFGAVALLTLALGGIGVMNIMLVAVTERTREIGVRKALGATAIDIKRQFLVESAIITLVSGLGGLALGVGVCVVMRYAPLPDFVPHPVISPMAIAASLTTLAAITVFAGMYPALRAANLSPMECLRTE; via the coding sequence ATGCAAACCTTGTCTGCTCTCTGGGACACCAAGCTCCGCAGCTTTCTTACAATGTTCGGCATCGTCTGGGGCATCACGTCGGTGATCCTGCTCGTTGGCCTTGGCATCGGCTTCAACGTGGATCAAAAGGAGCATCTCCGCACGATTGGCACCGACATCGCAATCATCTTTGGCGGCAAGACCGGTGCCCAGGCGGGAGGATACGCCGCAGGCCGAGACATTCATCTCACCGTCGATGACGCCATCGCGATCCAGCAACAAGCGTCTCTGGTAAAGACCGTAAGCCCCGAACTCCGCCGCAGCGTCGCCGAGGTCAGCCAGTGGAATGCAGCAAACCGGCCCGTGCGTGGCGTATGGCCGGAGTATCAACGATTCCGCTCCCTCACCGTTGAACAGGGACGGCTCATGACCGCGCAAGACGAAACCGAAGGGGCACGCGTCATTCTACTTGGTGCCGAAGCAAATCGGCAGCTCTTCCCTGGCAAGCCAGTCATCGGACAGCCGTTGATGGTTAGCGGTTATGAATATACCGTCATCGGTGTGCTTGCAAAAAAGAAGCAGAATGGCAGCTACGGCAGCGGCCCCGACAACACACAACTCTTCACAACCTATTCGGCCATGGCCCGCGACTTCCCGCCAACCGAAGGTCCCGGCGTCATCCGCGGATACGTCAACAACATCGTCGTCGAGCCCGTATCCCCCGGCATGCACGAAAGAGCCCTGGACCAGGTATCGCGAATCATCGCAGAACGTCACCACTACGATCCCAACGACAAAGAAGCTCTCTGGATATGGGATACCCTCGAAGGCTCGAAGTTTACCGAACGCATCTTCAGCGTCATGACATTTTTCTTCGGCGCAGTAGCGCTGCTGACACTCGCCCTCGGTGGTATCGGCGTCATGAACATTATGCTGGTCGCAGTCACCGAACGCACTCGCGAGATCGGCGTTCGCAAAGCCCTCGGCGCCACTGCCATCGATATCAAACGCCAATTCCTCGTCGAGTCCGCAATCATCACCCTGGTCAGCGGACTCGGCGGTCTGGCACTTGGAGTCGGAGTCTGCGTCGTTATGCGTTATGCCCCACTTCCCGACTTTGTGCCGCACCCAGTAATCTCTCCAATGGCCATTGCCGCATCGCTCACCACCCTGGCAGCCATCACTGTCTTCGCAGGAATGTACCCTGCTCTTCGCGCCGCTAATCTTAGCCCCATGGAATGCCTGAGGACAGAGTAG
- a CDS encoding TonB-dependent receptor — translation MQMRRNVKVSGFILLVIFLAAVPLLQGQIDTATVAGRVTDKTGATVPMADVTVTNTETNFVYHAKSSANGEWTISPVHIGTYRLAISATGFSQAVAGPFTLSVQQRQQFDLALQTGSVSAVVEVSDTAPVLETATSERSQLIDSRTMQTLPLNGRNPVQLAQLSAGVTVSEPGARDEQGYGFSANGARSLQNNFLLDGIDNNSNLPDLLNEANYVVMPSVDALQEFRFETDSYSAEFGRATGAVVNATTKSGSNHIHGVLYEFLRNQAFDARNYFDQTLPPYHQNQFGATIGLPIIHNKLFLFADYEGLRLSQGQTYTALVPTAAQTAGDFSSQLDLTSATGVNDCNGNPTYNGELFDTKKTQASAASPTGYCGVPFGYNADGTPSNVIPNSAIDPLGAKLAALYPAPNANGSGYNYVSNPKLIRNANQGDVRVDQVMTHSDNIFYRFSISRAPSTIPATFPGIADGGGFFTGVGDNRAYSIAVSETHVFSPTRVNEIRIGYNRLHTNRFQFNSNTNVSAAVGFPGVPYQAGTDNGGLPQMFFNDVATLGSPTYLPSNEIQNTYSLSDTFTLIVHDHSIKFGGEIRPEEFTIFQPAAPRGTLTFGTQFTDNPAAQGTGGSGFATLLTGQPDGGGINNLNNVDYNRKVFGIFLQDDWRATPKLTINAGIRYDFFSAILERHNSQANFNPITGQLDIPRSNNAVLTPTLAGLLTVNRTASNGLIPPIYTNVSPRFGLALQFWQGWVLRAGTGLFFNGEESGPYSNPSPGFNPPYFASQNYVAPCSLASYASVLDCSIPGLRTLSDGFPSDALSDPNTPNLFSEDKLKTPYVAQWHLTVQHEITPHTTIEVAYVGSKGTHLYTFANVNQAAPTADSSAPSAPRRPFPTLDTSIGWLRSNGFTNYNSGQLKLEQHLSHGVAAIVNYTYSHGLGNSSNANLGAQNNDSFRDGRTVGEYGNLDFDVRHRFTTGYSWDLPIGTGKEFAGSAGRPLDYIIGHWQLSGIATLSSGTWYTVTDSNANFANSDGQQRPDFVPGQKASGKPCAAGTFFNTCAFQDPAFGSFGNVSLNTVNGPGVKNWDISVLKTIPVGEARRFELRGEFYNALNHPNFLFAAPGPQNSNNATTFGSTNFGVVTAARDPRLIQIGAKFYY, via the coding sequence ATGCAGATGCGAAGGAATGTGAAGGTATCAGGTTTCATTCTGCTTGTGATCTTTCTGGCCGCGGTCCCGCTTTTGCAGGGGCAGATCGATACTGCAACCGTAGCGGGCAGAGTCACCGATAAGACCGGAGCCACTGTTCCAATGGCAGATGTGACAGTCACAAATACTGAAACTAACTTCGTTTATCACGCCAAGAGTTCTGCAAACGGCGAGTGGACGATTAGCCCGGTTCATATTGGCACGTATCGATTGGCAATTAGCGCGACGGGATTCAGCCAGGCAGTTGCCGGCCCTTTCACCTTGAGTGTTCAACAGCGGCAGCAGTTCGATCTTGCGTTGCAAACTGGTTCGGTGAGCGCAGTTGTTGAGGTCTCGGATACTGCGCCAGTGCTTGAGACGGCCACTTCAGAGCGCAGCCAACTCATCGACAGCCGCACGATGCAAACCCTTCCACTCAATGGAAGAAATCCGGTTCAACTTGCGCAGTTGTCCGCAGGCGTGACGGTCAGCGAGCCGGGTGCCCGCGACGAACAGGGCTACGGTTTCAGCGCGAATGGTGCGCGGTCGCTGCAAAATAATTTTTTGCTGGATGGCATAGACAATAACTCGAACCTGCCAGATCTCTTGAACGAAGCAAACTATGTAGTGATGCCGTCAGTGGATGCCCTTCAAGAGTTCAGGTTTGAGACTGATTCTTATTCTGCTGAGTTCGGCCGCGCTACTGGCGCTGTTGTGAATGCTACGACCAAGAGTGGATCGAATCATATTCATGGAGTCCTTTATGAGTTCTTGCGTAACCAGGCGTTTGATGCGCGTAACTATTTCGATCAAACGTTGCCTCCTTATCATCAGAATCAGTTCGGAGCGACCATTGGTCTTCCTATCATTCACAACAAGTTGTTTTTATTCGCTGACTATGAAGGCCTGAGATTGTCGCAGGGACAGACCTACACTGCACTGGTCCCAACCGCCGCGCAGACTGCAGGAGATTTTTCGAGTCAGCTTGACCTTACTTCGGCCACGGGAGTAAATGACTGTAACGGCAATCCAACCTATAACGGAGAGCTCTTCGATACCAAAAAAACCCAGGCTTCGGCGGCGAGTCCGACTGGTTATTGCGGCGTTCCGTTTGGTTATAACGCGGATGGCACACCGTCAAACGTGATTCCCAATTCAGCTATCGATCCGTTAGGAGCCAAGTTGGCCGCTTTATACCCCGCGCCAAACGCGAACGGCTCAGGCTACAACTATGTTTCGAATCCCAAGCTGATACGAAACGCGAATCAGGGTGATGTTCGAGTCGATCAGGTAATGACGCATAGTGACAATATCTTTTACCGGTTCAGCATAAGCCGTGCACCTTCAACGATTCCAGCTACATTCCCCGGCATTGCGGACGGCGGCGGCTTCTTTACAGGGGTGGGAGATAATCGTGCCTACTCCATTGCAGTGAGTGAAACACATGTATTTTCTCCGACGCGCGTAAACGAAATCCGCATTGGCTATAACCGGCTTCATACGAACCGATTTCAGTTCAACTCTAATACCAATGTTTCAGCGGCTGTTGGCTTTCCTGGAGTCCCGTATCAGGCAGGCACGGACAATGGTGGATTGCCACAGATGTTCTTCAATGATGTGGCGACCCTTGGAAGCCCTACTTATCTTCCTTCGAATGAAATTCAGAACACCTATTCATTGTCCGACACCTTTACTCTCATTGTGCATGATCACAGCATTAAGTTTGGCGGTGAGATACGGCCGGAAGAGTTCACAATCTTCCAACCTGCAGCACCACGTGGGACCTTAACCTTTGGGACACAGTTCACAGATAATCCGGCCGCGCAGGGAACTGGTGGAAGTGGTTTTGCTACCCTGCTCACCGGACAGCCGGATGGTGGTGGGATTAACAACCTCAACAACGTCGACTACAACAGGAAGGTCTTCGGGATTTTCCTGCAGGATGATTGGCGTGCCACACCGAAGCTGACGATCAATGCGGGAATTCGCTACGACTTCTTCTCCGCCATACTCGAACGTCATAATTCGCAGGCCAACTTCAATCCGATCACAGGTCAACTCGACATCCCTCGCAGTAACAACGCGGTGCTAACCCCTACGCTTGCAGGTTTGCTTACTGTGAATAGAACGGCTTCGAACGGATTGATTCCGCCAATCTATACCAATGTTTCTCCGCGCTTCGGTCTGGCGCTTCAGTTTTGGCAAGGGTGGGTCTTGCGTGCGGGTACTGGTCTTTTCTTCAATGGGGAAGAGAGCGGGCCATACAGTAACCCAAGTCCCGGCTTTAACCCACCTTACTTCGCCTCGCAGAATTATGTTGCGCCTTGTAGTCTCGCATCGTATGCGTCCGTGCTGGACTGTTCGATTCCAGGCCTACGCACGTTGTCGGATGGCTTCCCATCTGACGCTCTTAGCGACCCGAATACACCTAATCTCTTCTCCGAAGATAAGTTGAAGACACCCTACGTAGCACAATGGCATTTGACGGTGCAACATGAGATCACTCCACACACAACCATCGAAGTGGCATACGTCGGATCCAAGGGAACGCATCTCTATACATTTGCAAACGTGAATCAGGCTGCACCTACTGCAGACTCGTCCGCTCCGTCTGCCCCACGCCGTCCTTTTCCGACGCTGGACACGTCGATTGGATGGCTGCGCTCGAATGGCTTTACCAACTATAACTCCGGCCAACTTAAACTCGAGCAGCACTTGAGTCATGGCGTAGCTGCGATCGTTAACTATACGTACAGCCACGGTCTTGGCAACTCCTCAAACGCCAATTTAGGGGCACAGAATAACGACTCCTTCCGTGACGGCAGGACTGTAGGTGAGTATGGAAATCTGGACTTCGATGTCCGGCACCGCTTTACGACTGGCTACTCGTGGGATCTTCCAATCGGGACAGGGAAAGAGTTCGCCGGATCGGCCGGACGTCCGTTGGATTACATTATTGGGCACTGGCAGCTGTCTGGTATAGCCACGCTATCTTCAGGCACCTGGTACACGGTTACCGACTCCAATGCGAACTTTGCAAACTCCGATGGGCAACAACGACCTGATTTTGTCCCCGGGCAGAAAGCCTCCGGCAAACCGTGCGCTGCTGGTACGTTTTTCAATACATGTGCCTTTCAGGATCCTGCATTCGGATCTTTTGGAAACGTATCGCTTAACACAGTCAACGGTCCAGGCGTGAAGAACTGGGATATCTCGGTGCTAAAAACAATTCCTGTCGGAGAGGCTCGCCGCTTTGAACTGCGTGGGGAGTTCTACAACGCGCTCAATCATCCGAACTTTCTCTTTGCGGCCCCAGGTCCACAGAATTCCAATAACGCTACTACCTTCGGTTCAACAAACTTTGGTGTTGTGACCGCAGCGCGAGACCCAAGGCTTATTCAGATTGGCGCGAAGTTCTACTACTAG
- a CDS encoding DeoR/GlpR family DNA-binding transcription regulator → MKREVAENHTGESRVEEPLQEGMMAEERRMQILQILRSEGRAKVNELVRRFNTSAVTIRSDLNELDQRGLVQRSHGGAVIQDTVFRESPVHERIKSQSKEKQRIGAMAATLVREGETIILDSGTTTLEVARHLKNIPHLQVITNGVNIAAELLGSRNTQIIMMGGTVRNDSASIVGRATEDMLEQFSADKLFLCGAGCDPDFGVSGTNLEETMANRAMLRAAREIIVVADASKFSKRSMSLIASFSEVDMVISDVSLLPELQERIRSFGCKLILV, encoded by the coding sequence ATGAAGAGAGAAGTAGCTGAAAACCATACAGGCGAGTCGCGCGTAGAGGAGCCTTTGCAGGAAGGAATGATGGCAGAGGAGCGCCGAATGCAGATTCTCCAGATCCTGAGGTCTGAGGGCCGGGCAAAAGTAAACGAACTCGTGCGCCGCTTCAATACCTCGGCGGTCACCATCCGCAGCGATCTCAATGAATTAGATCAACGAGGCCTTGTGCAGCGTTCACACGGCGGCGCGGTCATCCAAGACACTGTATTTCGCGAGTCTCCTGTACACGAACGCATCAAGAGCCAGTCAAAAGAGAAACAACGCATTGGCGCAATGGCGGCTACGCTCGTTCGAGAGGGCGAGACGATCATCCTCGATTCAGGCACCACAACGCTCGAGGTCGCTCGGCATCTCAAGAATATCCCGCATCTTCAGGTCATCACAAACGGAGTGAATATCGCAGCCGAACTTCTTGGTTCACGCAACACCCAGATCATCATGATGGGTGGCACTGTACGTAACGATTCAGCCTCAATCGTTGGTCGGGCTACCGAAGATATGCTTGAACAGTTCTCAGCGGACAAACTATTCCTGTGCGGCGCAGGCTGCGATCCCGACTTCGGCGTGAGCGGCACAAATCTGGAAGAGACAATGGCCAATCGCGCAATGCTGCGTGCGGCACGTGAGATCATCGTGGTCGCCGATGCTAGTAAGTTCAGCAAGCGCAGCATGTCCTTGATAGCCTCATTTTCAGAGGTTGACATGGTTATCAGTGATGTAAGCTTGCTACCTGAACTTCAGGAAAGAATTCGATCTTTTGGTTGCAAACTGATTCTGGTTTAA
- a CDS encoding acyltransferase family protein: MGASVDIIPPQRNVAVDAYRGLVMLLMMGEVMQFETVAHSFPNSTLWRILSFNQTHVQWVGMGLHDMIQPSFTFLVGVALPYSLRSRHRKGETFQRMVGHTIWRSFLLVALGIFLRSIHSEMTNFTFEDTLTQIGLGYTFAFLLTFVRPRWQWTAFGVILFGYWLAWALYPAPGPAFPYASVGVPDDWHQHLLHGFASHWNKNSNLGQAFDLWFLNLFPRPSRFLFNDGGYLTLSFIPTLGTMLLGLAAGRWLIADKPNVPLRKFLTAAVILIAAGLLLHFTGICPIVKRIWTPAWTLFSGGMCFLFLAAFSWIVDVKKHTRLAFPLVVIGMNSIAAYLMAHLFEDFVESSFRINLRMATLNIFGTALEPVTLGLLTLAVYWLILHWMFRNKIFLRI, translated from the coding sequence ATGGGTGCATCTGTCGACATAATACCGCCGCAGCGTAACGTTGCCGTCGATGCCTATCGCGGTCTTGTCATGCTTTTGATGATGGGCGAAGTAATGCAATTTGAGACAGTTGCCCACTCCTTCCCAAACAGCACCCTATGGCGCATCCTTTCCTTCAATCAGACGCATGTCCAATGGGTAGGGATGGGGCTTCACGACATGATTCAACCATCTTTTACCTTCCTTGTCGGCGTCGCGCTTCCCTATTCTTTGAGAAGCCGCCACCGAAAAGGTGAAACATTTCAGCGGATGGTCGGCCATACGATTTGGCGAAGCTTTCTTTTGGTAGCGCTCGGGATCTTTCTGAGGTCCATCCACAGCGAAATGACGAACTTCACCTTTGAAGACACTCTGACCCAGATCGGTCTTGGATACACCTTTGCATTTCTCCTTACTTTTGTCCGACCTCGCTGGCAGTGGACCGCCTTTGGAGTGATCCTGTTTGGCTACTGGTTGGCATGGGCTCTCTATCCGGCCCCTGGACCGGCCTTCCCTTATGCTTCTGTCGGAGTGCCTGACGACTGGCATCAGCATCTCTTGCACGGATTCGCTTCACATTGGAACAAGAACAGCAACCTTGGTCAGGCCTTTGATCTATGGTTCCTGAATCTGTTTCCGCGGCCAAGTCGGTTCCTCTTCAATGACGGCGGATATCTCACTCTCAGTTTTATTCCTACGCTCGGCACTATGTTGCTCGGCTTGGCCGCGGGCCGTTGGCTGATTGCGGACAAACCGAATGTCCCATTGCGCAAGTTTTTGACCGCAGCTGTCATCCTGATAGCTGCGGGCCTCCTGCTGCACTTCACAGGAATTTGCCCCATTGTCAAAAGAATTTGGACGCCTGCATGGACACTTTTTAGTGGCGGAATGTGCTTCCTTTTTCTTGCCGCGTTTTCATGGATCGTGGACGTCAAGAAACATACGCGTCTTGCATTTCCTCTTGTCGTAATTGGCATGAATTCAATCGCAGCTTATCTAATGGCTCATCTTTTCGAGGATTTCGTTGAGAGCAGCTTCCGCATCAATTTGCGCATGGCGACGCTCAATATCTTCGGCACTGCTCTCGAGCCCGTCACACTTGGGCTCCTTACGCTCGCAGTTTACTGGCTTATACTTCACTGGATGTTCCGGAATAAAATATTTCTTCGCATCTGA
- a CDS encoding Gfo/Idh/MocA family protein, with protein sequence MSFDEKVTGLGSWTRRRFVQISAASAVSASLGSLAQAEAGGSASMIDVPFEKRNPRIAMIGTGGRGTNLLENLLAADAQVVALCDVVKEKAEHAASLVVGSGQKSPELYTDGPHAFEKMLGRQDVDLVVVATPWNWHAEMAVSAMKHGKDVAVEVPAVTTIEDCWKIVKTSEETRKHCTMLENCCYGYNETLILRMVHAGKFGDLLYGEGAYLHDLREELFSNAGEGLWRRTEHTKRDGNLYPTHGLGPVANYMGVQRGDRFGYIVSMSTPQRGLDAYRKEHLQASDPRMTEKYITGDMNTSLIKTANGLTITVKHTVSTPHPYDRINLIAGTKGIFEDYPPRIYLDGQNKDESWEPIDSWKEYEHPLWKKEGEIAKKIGGHGGMDYIMLYRLLQCVREGLPPDMDVYDAAAWSSVTPLSIASVSRGSAPMEFPDFTRGKWRERKVSAIATQV encoded by the coding sequence ATGAGTTTCGACGAAAAGGTTACCGGATTGGGATCGTGGACTAGACGCCGATTTGTGCAGATAAGCGCAGCCAGTGCCGTAAGTGCAAGCCTTGGAAGCCTGGCACAGGCAGAAGCGGGCGGATCGGCCAGCATGATCGACGTTCCTTTTGAAAAGCGTAATCCAAGGATCGCTATGATCGGCACAGGCGGACGCGGAACGAATCTCCTTGAAAATCTGCTGGCCGCGGATGCTCAAGTAGTAGCGCTGTGTGACGTGGTAAAAGAGAAGGCCGAACACGCCGCTTCGTTGGTTGTGGGATCAGGTCAAAAGAGCCCCGAGTTATATACCGATGGCCCGCACGCTTTCGAAAAGATGTTAGGCAGACAGGACGTGGATCTGGTTGTGGTGGCAACCCCGTGGAATTGGCACGCAGAGATGGCTGTCTCTGCCATGAAACACGGCAAGGATGTTGCTGTGGAAGTGCCCGCCGTCACGACGATCGAGGACTGTTGGAAGATCGTTAAAACATCAGAAGAGACCCGCAAACACTGCACGATGCTTGAGAACTGCTGCTATGGCTACAACGAGACGCTGATTCTTCGCATGGTGCATGCGGGTAAATTTGGTGATCTGCTTTATGGTGAAGGCGCCTATCTTCACGATCTTCGAGAAGAGTTGTTTTCTAACGCTGGCGAGGGGCTTTGGAGACGGACAGAGCATACCAAACGTGACGGTAACTTATATCCGACCCATGGCCTCGGGCCCGTGGCGAATTACATGGGAGTTCAGCGTGGCGACCGTTTTGGCTATATCGTTTCGATGAGCACTCCTCAGCGCGGCTTGGATGCATACCGTAAAGAGCACCTGCAGGCGAGCGATCCTCGAATGACAGAAAAATACATCACAGGCGATATGAACACGTCATTGATCAAGACAGCTAATGGTCTGACGATTACGGTAAAGCACACGGTTTCTACTCCGCATCCGTACGACCGCATTAATCTCATAGCTGGAACGAAGGGGATCTTCGAAGACTATCCTCCACGTATCTATCTCGACGGTCAGAACAAAGACGAATCGTGGGAACCAATCGACTCGTGGAAGGAGTATGAGCACCCACTCTGGAAGAAAGAAGGAGAGATCGCCAAAAAAATTGGAGGTCACGGAGGCATGGATTACATCATGCTTTATCGCCTGCTCCAGTGTGTCCGCGAGGGTCTGCCGCCTGATATGGATGTTTACGATGCCGCTGCATGGTCCTCGGTAACTCCGCTTAGTATTGCTTCTGTGAGTCGCGGTAGTGCACCGATGGAATTTCCCGACTTCACGCGAGGCAAGTGGCGGGAGCGAAAGGTCTCGGCAATCGCGACGCAGGTCTAG
- a CDS encoding aldose epimerase — translation MNTDNDRIVLENGPIKVVLLPGSGGRIESLQGAGFEFLLQSVDSGPRNPYERMTPGISFQDGACSGIDECLPTVARSGIGIPDLEVPDHGDFWAIPWTLQEPATAHSVTITADGTSRPLRFTKRLEVYPTSLRIDYVVQNLGSQPVEYLYACHPLLSIDVGDRIVLPKSVSSLRVESSARNRLGNQGDSISWPITHDASGPIDLSVTLPSIANTADMLYTGPLAYGRCGLFRSAVGRGVVLHFDHAQLPYLGLWLCYGGWPDDSERRQFAIALEPTVAARGSLENAIRDKVAPVLEANQTRSWTIEFLIAGLTEVISEETFVRGIESGVASPVRLSDLVSKT, via the coding sequence ATGAACACAGACAACGATCGGATTGTTTTGGAGAACGGTCCGATAAAAGTAGTTCTGCTGCCGGGCAGCGGCGGCAGAATCGAGTCGCTGCAAGGCGCGGGGTTTGAATTCCTGCTCCAGTCGGTGGATTCCGGTCCACGCAACCCTTATGAGCGGATGACTCCAGGCATAAGTTTTCAGGATGGGGCCTGTTCAGGGATCGACGAGTGTCTTCCGACAGTTGCGAGATCGGGAATTGGCATACCAGACCTTGAAGTACCCGATCATGGAGACTTCTGGGCAATTCCGTGGACACTCCAGGAGCCAGCCACTGCACACTCTGTCACTATCACAGCTGATGGGACCAGCCGACCGCTGCGTTTTACGAAGCGGCTTGAGGTTTATCCAACGTCTCTGCGGATTGATTATGTAGTTCAGAATTTAGGCTCACAGCCTGTCGAGTATCTCTATGCGTGTCACCCTTTGCTTTCGATTGACGTAGGGGACCGCATCGTCTTACCGAAGAGTGTTTCGTCCTTACGGGTAGAGTCTTCCGCCCGCAATCGCTTGGGCAATCAAGGTGATTCGATCTCTTGGCCAATCACACACGATGCATCGGGCCCCATCGATTTAAGTGTGACGCTGCCTTCCATCGCTAATACTGCCGACATGCTCTATACGGGGCCACTGGCGTACGGACGTTGTGGCCTCTTTCGCTCTGCAGTTGGTCGAGGCGTTGTGCTTCATTTCGATCATGCACAACTGCCTTATCTGGGTCTGTGGCTCTGCTACGGTGGATGGCCAGATGATTCCGAGAGACGCCAGTTTGCAATCGCACTCGAGCCTACCGTCGCCGCACGGGGCTCTCTTGAGAACGCGATCCGCGATAAGGTGGCACCCGTGCTTGAGGCCAATCAAACTCGTTCCTGGACTATTGAATTTCTAATTGCCGGACTCACTGAAGTGATCAGCGAAGAAACCTTCGTTCGTGGTATCGAAAGTGGAGTTGCCTCTCCAGTTAGGCTCAGCGACCTGGTGAGCAAGACTTAG
- a CDS encoding D-tagatose-bisphosphate aldolase, class II, non-catalytic subunit → MSSILQNHLRLREDGTRSGIYSVCSAHPLVLRAAAEQAVADRSLLLIEATSNQVNQMGGYTGMQPSDFRRFAETIATAAHLEPQRLVLGGDHLGPNPWRHLPASEAMQYAKTMVSAYAKASFSKIHLDASMSCLDDPAILSDEEVAHRSAALCTEAEAAYADEITKPVYVIGTEVPTPGGATHSLNNLSITPPKSASRTLSIHRQVFMKHGLGDAWKRVIAMVVQPGVEFDHDSVVHYQRSKAKALVEWRQQENSDIVFEAHSTDYQLPHAYGELVHDGFAILKVGPAMTFALREAMDAFAAIEELLIAPEEQSKLLQTLEQTMIANPQEWRPYYEGSPSQQQLLRRFSYSDRVRYYWHNPEVVASVSRLIRNLETTKIPESVLSLFMPAQYARLRLGQIPYDPTSLIVDKVKDVLRVYAKSCSPGR, encoded by the coding sequence CGGAACAGGCCGTAGCAGATCGAAGTCTTTTGCTAATAGAAGCGACGAGCAATCAGGTTAATCAGATGGGCGGATACACCGGAATGCAGCCTTCCGATTTCCGTCGCTTTGCCGAAACGATTGCAACTGCCGCGCATCTTGAGCCACAGAGACTTGTCCTCGGTGGAGATCACCTCGGGCCGAATCCGTGGCGACATCTGCCAGCATCTGAAGCGATGCAGTACGCAAAAACCATGGTGTCCGCCTATGCCAAGGCCTCTTTTAGCAAAATACATCTAGACGCGAGCATGTCGTGTCTAGATGATCCCGCCATACTCAGTGATGAAGAAGTTGCGCATCGAAGTGCAGCGCTCTGCACCGAAGCAGAGGCAGCGTATGCTGATGAAATAACCAAGCCGGTCTATGTCATCGGAACTGAAGTTCCTACACCTGGCGGGGCTACACATTCGCTCAATAATCTCTCGATAACTCCGCCTAAGTCAGCGTCACGCACTTTATCAATTCATCGACAGGTTTTCATGAAGCATGGTCTGGGAGACGCGTGGAAGCGTGTGATCGCGATGGTCGTGCAACCGGGTGTGGAGTTCGATCATGACAGCGTAGTTCACTATCAACGCTCGAAGGCAAAAGCGCTTGTTGAATGGCGACAACAAGAGAACAGCGACATCGTCTTTGAAGCACACTCAACCGACTATCAGCTCCCACATGCTTACGGTGAGTTAGTACATGACGGATTCGCCATTCTAAAAGTCGGCCCTGCAATGACTTTTGCTTTACGCGAAGCAATGGACGCATTTGCTGCGATCGAGGAGCTGTTGATTGCACCTGAAGAGCAGTCAAAGTTATTGCAGACTCTCGAGCAAACTATGATCGCCAACCCTCAAGAATGGCGCCCTTACTACGAAGGAAGTCCTAGCCAGCAACAACTTCTTCGGCGCTTTAGCTACAGTGACCGGGTTCGGTACTATTGGCACAATCCTGAGGTTGTAGCTTCTGTAAGCCGGCTCATTCGCAATCTCGAAACAACGAAGATTCCTGAGAGCGTTCTCAGTCTTTTCATGCCCGCTCAATATGCGCGTCTACGGCTTGGGCAGATACCCTACGATCCAACATCGCTGATCGTAGACAAGGTCAAGGATGTCCTGCGCGTCTATGCTAAGTCTTGCTCACCAGGTCGCTGA